The DNA window CATCAGCCTTTAAACTCTGTGGCATGGTTCAGACAGCGTTCTAGATGGCAGTTTAGGTGGAAAGAGAGAAATCAAGGGAGAAACTGTGGAATTCGTTTTTGCTGGGGTGGTACCAAAGGGACCAAATTCTCTGCAGGTTCTTCAGTGGAGTTTTTCCCAGCAGAAAATTTGGACTATCGTCTTTCCTTCTGTCCCTTGGAGCAGAAAGGGGACAAATTTGTGGATCAAAAAAGGTCAGACAATGTACTGAATTACCTGACATGAGCCCAGGTCCTGCTCgatgggaacaggattgggctgCATTGAAAAACAATGAAGCACTTTGCCCTAACTTACAGCATAAATGGCATTGTTCTGAAGCTACCTGCCATGATTTCACACCATAAAGCAATAGGGACAAATCAACTGTGTGTTCTTTTCAGACCAGGACTGGGGAGAGGCTGCGGGGTTGGCAAAGTGGACATAACCGTAAAATGGCCCGTCCCAGTGTGAGGAATCAGGCCACCTGGCTGCTCTCAGTGCATCTGGAAAAGCAGAGTTTCACTCCTTTTTTTGCATCTTGCCCATCTTCACTTCTTTTTTTCACATTCAAGGGTCCAACGCATTcatatgggggtgggggctttAACACGGGGAGGTTGAGGTGTCTGTACAGGTTGCAGAGGGGTGTCCTCTGACACCTTAGTGCAATATACACGAGTGATACTGTTTGGGTAGAGCACCCCCTTGGGGCTGTAAACTGAAACACACTGTGAGTCTATGTCCTCGGCCGCTCCGGAGGGCAGAAGGTGTCCGCTAGGCAGCCGCTAATGGCACAGCACCTCTGTCTCGAACTGCAGAAGCTGCCCCATGAAGCTAAAATTGGGCGAGATGACCCCGCGGCGCTGCTTGACGAAGTCAAAGGCTTCCTCCAGGCGCACCCGTTGGGTCTGGATCAGGTAGGCCAGGCAGATGGTGGCCGAGCGGGAGATGCCAGCCTGGCAGTGGACTAGCACTCGCCCACCGCTGCTCTTCACAGAATCTATGGAGCAAGCAGAGAGGGTCATTGAGCGCTCCAGCAGCACCCCTGAGCTGAGAACCCCGTCCTGAGGCACTGCACCTCGTTTGCCCTCAGAACCCTCCAGTAAACCCCCAGGGCCGGGCCCATAAAACCCAGACGCtcccactagtatctctggagatCCCCCTTCCTCACAGCCAGGGGCCGAACACTCTGTGCAGCCTGCCCCACAGGGTGGCTCATTGGAGATGCCTGGGCCAAGAGTCCCTAGATGTAAGTGGCTGAAGTCCAGGGCAGGATGTGCCCAGTGCAGGGCTCTTGGCCCCGAGACTCACTCCTCTCCTCCTTGCTGTGCACTGATCCAGCAGAGCTcctggccctgattctgctctcccttacaccagtgtaaccccactgatgtcactgCAATTCCTTCTGATTTGCTCCAGTGTCTGAGAGAGGGGAATCAGGCCCTGACCTGTTTGGCTTTAAGGCATTGTGTAAGAGCCATTGCTTTTCCTGGGGCATTGCCCCCAGGGGAGGAAATGGGGCAACGTGGAGCAGGAATGGGACTCTGACAGTGTTGGAACCGAGCCACATGGTTGGACTGGATCCTGGCACACAAAAGTTTTCCCTCTGGAGCAAGGGCTGCAGGGGTTTAATATTGCACCCTGCCCAGAGGCTATGGGCCTAATCcagaccccactgaagtcaatggaaaggctcctgcTCCTTTCAATGAGCCTCGGTTGGGCCCTATTTGAGACTCTGGACGAGGGTGTCAATAGGGCTGCAAGGGGGAATGGCTGCACTAACGACTAATCTCATGCTTACCAATAAAGCCAATGGCCTCCTGGAACCAGATGCTGATCTCGGCCATGTGGTTGTCCTCCACGGGGATGCTCTTGTAACGAAACTGCCCCTCAAAATGgttggggcagctggcagagacgTTGAGCACGGCTGTGATGCCCAAGGACTCCAGAACCTCCTTGTTGGAGGAGTGGTAGCAGCTGCCCAAGTAGAGGAATGGCAAGATCTCCACAGGGCCACCCTAGAAACAAGAAGAATAAAGACAATGTGAGACCTTCCTCCTCTGGGTTGATTTCACAGCTTTACACGCCCCTGGACACAGGAACCCAGTTCGCCCTGAAATCACCTGGAGCTGCCTCTGTCTATGTACTCATATGCCCCTCATCTCTGCTGGACTGGAGTGCTACTCCAGCAACGATATCAGGAGATTAGACAGATGGACAGATTAGATTAGTGCCTGGACAGATGACTTTTCTGGGAGCGAACTGACAATAGACCCTGCACTTGACCTTGGCCAAAAATCCAGATCAGTTCATGATTAATTTAATCTGCGAGCCCCACAAATCCTGCTGACAGATGTTTGGCCAGATACACACTCAAGGACAGATCCTGATGCTGTTGGAGGctttggcaaaactcccattttctGAAATGGGATCAAGGACTGGCCCTCAAACAAAATTAATGACTTATCATTGTGGTACCCAATTCTGATCCCCTTACTCCAGCTGAGTAACACTTTTGCCCAAGAATACTGACGTCAGTGGGCCCCTTGGCATTTAGGAGACCATTCAGGAAAAGTAAGATTATTAGACTCTGGCCCTATAATCTGTTcatgggctctggggtgtctgcctttgggatgggggggtggggggcgattGCTGTAGATCAGCCCCCCAGCCCAAGTTTGTCGCATTGCTGATGAAGTCAGGAAAACGTACCTGGTCATAGAAAGGAGTGATGGTTCTGGTGTTACTGTCGTCTTTGGGGTCTATCAGGGCTGGCAAGGaggcaggaggaggtggtggctCAGAGCACAGTTCTGGAAAGCGGGCTTGGAAACCATCAAAACCCCCTGCAAAGAACACACCAGCAAGACCCACCGCGTTAATGTCATCGCCGCTCAGCACCAGTGCAGGACAGGTGTGCCAGGGTCAGTTAAACAGGCGCTGAAGCCGCTGGGAATAACAGGCAGAAAGGTCTTATGCAGATGTGCCCAGGGTGTGGGCCAGCATTTGTGTgctgaaaatgcattttaaaatggggtTTGCTACAGCAGCTTGTAATCTCAAGCTAGCGGGAAAGGGGGAGCATCTCTCCAGAGCCTCCTaagctgggggcaggagccaTGTACAAACCATGTCTCCTTTAGCCCTTCCGTGTGTACTTTTATAGCACTGAGGAGTAGTGTGAGCTGCTCAGTGAGTGTGACGGGCTGCAGGTGTGGTTCTGAATTTGTGTATTTGaatgtgggagagagggagactgAGTTTGCCATTGTGTGAGAGGCAGAGAAGATTTCTggttgtagtgtgtgtgtgtgtgtgtaggagtgGAAGTTGGTGCTGTGTGCGAGAGAGTTTGTGAGTGCCTGTAAGTTTGTGGGGTGCTAGTTAGAGTGTGTCTTGCTGGGAACCTGTGTGGTATTGTGTTTATGTGACATTTCTTATGTGTGTGAAGTGGTGATACTGATACTGTATAGGAGTGAGTTTGTGTGTGATCCTGCGAGTGTATGTGCcctcctcgggggggggggtgttctccCAGGGTTAGTGGGGGTGTTCTCATGGTATGTGGGGGTGCATTCCTTGTTCTccgggggtgggtgggttggtggGAGTGCTCTcctggtgggtgggtgtgggggggtgcgtgGTGTTCTCCCGGGGCGGGGGTGTTctcctggtggggagggggtggtggtgCGCGCGCTGTTTTCCCGGGGGGGGATGCTCTCCcgatgggggtgctgggtgcccACAGGGAGCCCCTAGGGGAAGGTGCCTTTACCTCGGAGCAGGTAGATGAGCGTGGGCCTGGCTCTggcctccagcagcagggagttgAGGAGCAGCCTGGCCAGGCTGTCCGCCCGCAGAGCCAGCACCGAGCCGCTGGCCTCGTCCAGCACCACCAGGCGGGACAGCTCGCCTCTGCGGAGCCGCCCCAGCAGCGCCCTGTCCGGGACGAGCCAGTCCAGGCTGACGCCGGCTCTGCCGCGGGATCTGCGGCGCAGCAGCCCGTTCCAGCGCACCGGGCGCGAGTCCAGCAGGTGAGCCTGGCAGTAGGCGAGGAAGGGCCGGCAGTCCAGCACCAGAGTGCGCCCGGCTTCCTCGGGCTCTCGGAGCAGCCTGGCGAGCTCCGCGCTCTCCAGCTGCAGCACCTCCTCCATCACcatggctgaggctgggggaCGCGCCCACTCCAATTCGGGGGGCAGCGCAGGGTGCGGAGCAGGGCGCACGGGGCACGGCCGGGCAGTGAGCGCAGGGTCCGGAGCAGGGCGCACGGGGCACGGCCGGGCAGTGAGCGCAGGGTCCGGAGCAGGGCGCACGGGGCACGGCCGGGCAGTGAGCGCAGGGTCCGGAGCAGGGCGCACGGGGCACGGCCGGGCAGTGAGCGCAGGGTCCGGAGCAGGGCGCACGGGGCACGGCCGGGCAGTGAGCGCAGGGTCCGGAGCAGGGCGCACGGGGCACGGCCGGGCAGTGAGCGCAGGGTCCGGAGCAGGGCGCACGGGGCACGGCCGGGCAGTGAGCGCAGGGTCCGGAGCAGGGCGCACGGGGCACGGCCGGGCAGTGAGCGCAGGGTCCGGAGCAGGGGGCACGGGGCGATGGACGCTTCGGAGTCTCTGCAGCCTCCCCAGGCGCCGGCGTTTAAATACCCAGCGCAGGGACCAGCTCCGGGCAGCCATATAAGGGAGTGTGTGTCACTGAGGAACTCCTTTTTTGGGCAGCATCCACTCACGTGCACTGAGATCAGAGGAGCTAAGGCCGTCCCACTGtgagagagtgtgtatgtgtgtgtgtgagaaagagcgTATCCATCAGGGTGTGTATATTTGCGTGTGTTTGCGTGTgtatctatctgtgtgtgtgagtgtattcCTGTCAGGGTGTGTATATTTGTGTCTGTGTGGTCCTATCAGAGTGTGTGTGCATCtatcagggtgtgtgtgtgagtgtctaCCTATCAGAgtgtgtatatttgtgtgtgtgtctctctctcagggtatatgtttttgtgtgtgtgtatctatcagggggtgtatatttgtgtgtgtgtgtgtatctatcgggggtgtatatctgtgtgtgtatgcttGTATGGGCGTGTGACAGTCTGTGTGTATCTCACTGTGTGTGTCTTTCTCTGCACACACCTGTATCTCACTGTGAGGTGTGTGGTGTGTTTTGCTTACAAGGCTGCCCATGACGCTCCTGGCCCTGTGTAAAGACAGCTCACAATCTCCCTGTCTGTGACAGGGGGAGCCAAGGGAAATCTCCCTCCCTTCCCGACACTAACCAGTCCCCCCTCCAGACCATCACTTCTTGTAtctaagcaggtttcagagtagcagccgtgttagtctgtattcgcaaaaagaaaaggagtacttgtggcaccttagagactaacaaatttgttagtctctaaagtgccacaagtactccttttctttttttatctaaGCAGTCACCTCTTCAAACCAGCACTTCCCAGGCTCTCAGCACCTCTCCAAAGTCTCCCCAGATACTCCCCTGGTTCTCAGCAGCCCCCATGAATGTTCTCATCTGTCTCAACCTCTTCCCAGCCCTGACAACCTACTTCCCCTAGAGTCCCTGCCCGCCCCCACCTAGTTTCCTGTGGTTTCTATATATGGCGCTGCTCAACCGACTTGAGTCAGTGGCATGGGGACCTTCTGTGGCTCCCCCCAGGTGGGGCCCCCCGGTCTCAGAATGTGGAATCTTGGGGGCAGAGTGACACAGGCAGGGGATAAGAGGGTCCTGTGATCCGGTTCCATTTTACACCGGGGCTTTACCAGGTCTGCCCTGGCTTTGACTCATCCTCTCCCCTGGCCTTTTCTGGCAGCGAGTcacggggctggggggcaggagtccccgTGGAGAAGATCAGCGTTGACACTGGACGCAGAGACAGCAGCAGGTGAACCTTCGGCTGCGGCCTGGCCTCCCTTCCGGCCTGGGGCTGAGGGGGACAAGCCGCCAGCGGAGGGCAGGAAGGAAGCAGGCGCGTGGGTCACAGCCACACCACAGCTCTGCGCTGACAACTGGAGCCTTTGCTGCAACTTCCTGGTGGGGGTGATGCAAACGGGCCttcagctctggggcagggcttcAGTTCGGCCTTTCGTCTAGCTCCGGCCCTGTGGAGCTAACAGTCGACGCTGCCACCTTAAAGTGCGGGGGGATCCCCTTGTTTAGGCACTGGGCTGAGACTTGGTATGAATTccctgctcagccacagacttcttcAGTGACCCTAGGCACGTCCCTTAACCCCTTAGTTCCCCACCtgtgtggtggagcagggatcCTTCCTTCATCTGGGCAGCCCTTGGTGGCAGGCACTGCTTCTTACTAGGCGTGGGTGCAGGACTCAGCCCGGTGGAGTCCTGATCTCCAGGTGCTACCAGACCACAAAGAATAATAGTGATCGGGCCAGGTCAAGACTGGGACTTCTACCTTCCTGCCTGCACACTTCTCGGAAGCGCCTACCCCATTTCTCCACACTGCAAGCCCCATGGATACTGGGGCCTGGGCTGGCAACAGGCCGTTTGGGATGAAGGGAACCAGCAGGACTGAGTCAGCCTTGCCTTCCACCAGCAGGGGTCGCTGCAGACAACAACGGGCTCAGGGACATGGCTCCCTGGGTGGCTTCCAGGGAGCAGCCCCATGGGAAGTggcgggagggaggcaggcacgTAAGGTACCTCGGAGGAGCCCCCGAGGAGCCACGATCCCCTGTAGATCCCTCCTCTGGTGTCTGCTGCGGGTGCTGGGCCACCCAGCTCCTCCCAAGCAAAGGGGTGAGAAGAGACGTGACTTTAGCAGGGAtgactggggagggggcgggggggggtggtggtAAGGAATTGTAGTGATGATggagacacccacacacacacacccacacacacacacacacacagcagagggGGGAAGTCTCTCCACAGCTGAGATGGATGCAACAAGTGTGGAGCAGAAATGGAGGCCACGATccagtcccctccccacccccccgccaccaTCACCTCCACCACATGTCAGGGAAGTTTAGATGGGGATCTGGGTGTTGTGGCCTACCCTGGTCTTTAGGTTAGTGAACATGTCCAAGTAGCAGGAGGttgcaaccccacccccaccccctctctcccttcccataTTGGTAGATGGGAAGGGAGTCTTGCCTAGGTCACAGCTAGCTGGGAGAGGGTACAGCAAAGGCTGAGACCCCTGCTCTTGGCTGTCATGATAACCCTGGCATTGGGTGAGTGCAGAAGGCTTAGCCCATGAGCACTGTCTCACATTTCCCATTGCACCATGCATTCCACAATCTACAGGCCCGATTCACCCCCTGGGTAGGCTCTGCATTGACTTGCGTAAGAGCTGGATCAGCCGCTGTGTGCACAGCCCTGCTAAAGCCATCGTTGGTGTGAGCAGAGAGGGCCAAGAATACCCGGGCAAAGGCCAACTTTCAGGGGAGAAATGCTCTGGCATCTTTGATGTCCCCCCAGAGCAAGTGGGACCTTGTTCTTTAAGGTCTCCGCTTCCAACGAGCACCCTGGGAGTCACGTGGGGGAACGCCACTTTCCTGCCAGAGGAGGCTGAAGGGCTACCCCTGCCCGGCTGGCATCTGAAGCAGAGTTTAGGGACTGCCAGCCTGCTGTGTATTAAACCCTCTGCTCTGGAAGGTCAGGAGCAGCCACAGGGCAGACTAAGGTTAGGAGCTGAGTTCCCAGGCACCAGGACATGTGGCAGCAGGTTGGGtttctagggcctgattcaatgtCCATTGACTCCCACTGCCACCAAGGGGCTTTGGCGCCAATGAGGTGCACTCAGTTTAATCTAGGGGGCTGGAAGACTGTGGGGAGATCTGTCATTTCTCCAGTCTCCAACTCACAGTCCCTGGGCACCAGCATGGGGCTGAGCTGCCAGCTCCACCCCCTCTGCAGAGACTGGCTCCTTCTGTTCCCCACCCAAGGCAAGACCTCCCCAGATCTCCAACTCCTCATGTCCCAGCCGtgactctccctccccacccagcctaCAAATGAACATACCTCTCCCTGCACACACCAACCTCCTGTGCCCCCTCATCTTCCTACCatccccagcccccagagcacTGCTCCATCCCCCACTGACTGCGGGATTACAAAATGCAAATCACCCCCTCATTGCTGCCTATACACCCCCACTGTGATGCTCTGGCAGGTCTCCGCCTCCTGGAGTTTCACTTCTTGGGGAAGgaaagtcccagcccagggaagggggaACCCACACGAGCTTCCCCTGCAGCAGTGACAGTCAGTGGAAGCACATGCTCGGTTTTCTGGTCATCTAGGAAGTGCTAATTATAGCAGGGACCCATACATTTCTAGTACAGAAGGGGAACAGTCAGGCTGATGAATCAGGATTCGCCTCTGTGTCCACCTGCTCTCAGTGACATCTGTGGGACTCTGTGGTGTTTAGAGCCGAGTCTGGCCCATAGTGGGGGTCTGCGTCTGTCTGCTGCCCTCAGAATCACAGCACAATTCAAGGGAGCTAATGCCCTGAGTGGCTGCTGCCTGCCCCAGGGGCCTCTGGCTTCAATGTCCCAGGTTcgctctggggctggagaggcCAAGAGACCCTCGCGTTTAGCCACCGTATCCGTTACAGGGGGCAGTGAAATGGGAGGCAGGTTCCTGACACCTGGGACTCCTGATTCCTTGATGGCGGGGCAAAGGCCACGAGACTCACTAGTGAGCCGTACTGATGCTGGGGGCACAGCGTGGGTATCCACACAGCACTGACAGGGCTCCCAAGTGCTGGCCCACTCTACACGGGGGCGCAGGCAGCCCCGGGTACCACCATGGTCTGCACACAGAGGCATGCCCAGGTACTATTTTGCACTGCTTAAGTGACACgaaggggccagattctggccaTCGGTGAGCAGGACAGAATTCTCTTGGTAGAGGTGAAATCCCTGCTGCTCTAAAGCCAGTGGAACTAACTCTGGCCCCAACAGCCGTCATCTTCCCAGCACAGAGGCCCTGCCAGGGGAGGGAGGATGCCAAGGGCTAGACAGGGTGGGCGGAACTTGAGGACCTTAGCCCCGTGGTACCAATTAGAGCAGCCCCTAGACTCCTCTAACTCAAATCAGGGCTGAGCCAGCACAGCATCCGAGAGCTGTAGCTAGTTTCCTAACAGGCCCACTCCTCTGTGCCAAGCAGACCTGAAATTTAGAAGAGAATAAAGCCTTTCTATTCTCCTCTCCTCCAACCCCTTTCTGTACTTAGAAAGTGCATCATTCCTGCGGGCACTAGCTTGTGAAATGCAATGTCTCCAAACggtctctccagctgcccagatgGAATTTGCCATCCTATTAATCTGTCTCCCAAAATCACTGGCTCAGCAGCCCAGGAGCTTGAAGGGCTCTAGTTATCTCTCAGTCTATACAGGCTGCCCTGCAGTGTGCCCCAGGACAGAGCAGAGGTGGCTTTCTGTGGCTATGCACTCCCCATGGCCCATGCAGTCACCAGCCACTCTGCTGAGATTGGCAGATGGGGACCTTTTGGAGACCTGGCAACCCTGGTTATCACTAAGGTAGCTCTCAGGAGCCCCGTCATGGGCCAGGATGTCAGTGGGTGACTGCTGCCCACCCACCAAAgaagagagacaggccctgccccaaagagctcatgcTCCAAGCAGAAACCAAGAGGAGCAGTGGTCTGAGCCCACCAGCTGCCTACCTGTTAATGTAGCTGTCCATCGTGCTGGCAAATACCAGGCACAGCCACCTGGCCACAGAATAACAGGAGCCACATTTCAGAAGCCAAATAGCCAAAGTTTTAAAGGCCTAAAGGTACTGGGTGCCCTCacctcccactgactccagtggccTTTTGTCAGCGAGACTGTCTCCGGCCTGCCCCAGGTTTCACACCTTCCTTTCCACAAGGGACACAGGTGACGTAGGCTGGTTTTGAGCACAGGGGCTAATGGCTGGTGCAGCTGCGGGCATTTAGATAAATATAGCACCAGAAGTGTGGGAGGAAGCAACCAGCAGAGAGAATCAGGGAAAGCCCCTTTCTCTCAGCTATGAGAATGAACCGTCCCCTCGGTGGGTGGGACTGTGTTGGTGGGGACCGCAGCCGAGGCTGGCCTATTCACATGAATCCGTTCTGGTCTGCCTGGCAGCAGGGCATGTGTGTGCTGCTGGAGGCACGGAGAGAGTCAGCAGAGAAATGACACTTGCTTTATATCCACCCTGAAGCCTGCTATCCCCAGAGGAGGTGGAACACAGGCAGGGCTATCTGCCCCCACGCTGTCTCCCTACCTCTATCCTGAGCTAGAGGGATCTCCCTAGACAAGAGGGGAGTTCAGACCACATGGCCTACTCAGACTTGAACATgtcttttcaaaagtgcccatcagcttgggctggattcaaaccatAGTCTAGGGGAGAATAGCTCTGTGGCCTAGTCTCAATGTCCTAAGCCACTAGTCACTCAGAAAGGGGCCTCTCGGTCCAGTCCATTACAAAGCTTTTTGATTTTGGCAAAACAAGGCCATTACTCCTGGGCCAAGAGTAAcctcccatgggtgctccagaggcATGTCACCTGAAGGCTCAGCCCATCAAAGACAGAGTGTTAGTGGAAGATCCATTCTGGAGCCACTCCATGTGCCTGATGGAGACACTAATCCCAGGTGAAGTGTCCAGTGCCCATGGCTTGTGCAAGCGCAGGCTGGAAATGATAATGACAGTGTCAGTGAAAATATCACCCTGATCTAATTGCTTTTAACATTAGCAAACAGCACTGCAGTTAATTGCAGAAACTGGCATGAGCTAATAAAGGAATGAGCTTGCTGAGGACTGCACCTTCTCTGGGTAATCACAGCTAATATGCAGGGTTATCATACTGTCTGGGCTTCTGTCTGGGCTTGGCCAATGCTGATGGAACAGCCATTCCACTGCATGAAAATACAGACACATCGCTGGGAGGTGGACCAATGT is part of the Dermochelys coriacea isolate rDerCor1 chromosome 26, rDerCor1.pri.v4, whole genome shotgun sequence genome and encodes:
- the DUSP2 gene encoding dual specificity protein phosphatase 2 yields the protein MVMEEVLQLESAELARLLREPEEAGRTLVLDCRPFLAYCQAHLLDSRPVRWNGLLRRRSRGRAGVSLDWLVPDRALLGRLRRGELSRLVVLDEASGSVLALRADSLARLLLNSLLLEARARPTLIYLLRGGFDGFQARFPELCSEPPPPPASLPALIDPKDDSNTRTITPFYDQGGPVEILPFLYLGSCYHSSNKEVLESLGITAVLNVSASCPNHFEGQFRYKSIPVEDNHMAEISIWFQEAIGFIDSVKSSGGRVLVHCQAGISRSATICLAYLIQTQRVRLEEAFDFVKQRRGVISPNFSFMGQLLQFETEVLCH